A genome region from Cucumis sativus cultivar 9930 chromosome 4, Cucumber_9930_V3, whole genome shotgun sequence includes the following:
- the LOC101213387 gene encoding ras-related protein RABA4d, whose amino-acid sequence MSNLYGDYNQKIDYVFKVVLIGDSAVGKTQLLARFSRNEFSVDSKATIGVEFQTKTLVIDQKTVKAQIWDTAGQERYRAVTSAYYRGAVGAMLVYDMTKRQSFDHMARWLEELRGHADKNIVIMLIGNKCDLGSLRAVPTEDAQEFAERENLFFMETSALESTNVETAFFTILTEIYRIISKKSLAAGEEIDIGSNPALFKGTSIVVPGQDQDSGRKGCCFAS is encoded by the exons atgtCGAATCTATATGGGGATTATAATCAGAAGATTGATTATGTTTTCAAAGTTGTGTTGATCGGAGATTCGGCTGTCGGCAAAACCCAGCTCCTTGCTCGATTTTCTCGGAATGAATTTAGCGTTGATTCCAAAGCTACTATTGGAGTCGAGTTTCAGACTAAAACTCTCGTCATTGATCAAAAAACAGTGAAAGCCCAGATATGGGATACTGCAGGACAAGAAAG GTACAGAGCAGTGACAAGTGCATACTACAGAGGTGCAGTGGGAGCGATGCTAGTTTATGATATGACGAAGCGCCAGTCGTTCGACCACATGGCAAGGTGGCTGGAGGAACTTAGAGGGCACGCTGATAAGAACATCGTTATAATGCTCATTGGAAACAAGTGCGATTTAGGAAGTCTCCGAGCAGTGCCAACAGAAGATGCACAAGAATTTGCTGAAAGAGAAAACCTGTTCTTCATGGAGACATCGGCTCTGGAGTCCACAAATGTCGAAACTGCATTCTTCACAATTCTAACAGAGATTTATAGGATAATCAGCAAGAAAAGTCTTGCAGCTGGGGAAGAGATAGATATTGGTTCGAATCCAGCCCTGTTTAAAGGGACTAGTATAGTTGTTCCTGGACAAGACCAGGATTCTGGGAGAAAAGGTTGTTGCTTCGCGTCATGA
- the LOC101212180 gene encoding protein POLYCHOME, whose translation MSEARDRLERQVDYAEVFARRRSEGILDEQEMGSNLIGTPIARATTTNTAQQRPTNPGPGGGGTNLRRTFGSPISGGIGRNRFLYRTPVLSRENPSAGSSRRSRSRGRNSVLPIWYPRTPLRDITAVVRAIERTRARLRENEGQGSDSSPAPSDERALEYSVSVASDHQEPIISLLTPKPTVGKVPKILRGIANENTVGAEILTPQKKLLNSIDKVEKVVMEELQKLKRTPSAKKAEREKRVRTLMSFR comes from the exons ATGTCGGAAGCAAGGGATAGATTGGAGAGGCAAGTGGATTATGCCGAGGTATTTGCTCGTCGGAGGTCGGAAGGTATATTGGACGAGCAAGAAATGGGTTCTAATTTGATAGGTACTCCGATTGCACGCGCCACTACGACCAATACTGCTCAACAAAGACCTACGAATCCCGGCCCTGGTGGAGGTGGTACAAATCTGAGACGTACTTTTGGTTCTCCCATTTCTGGCGGAATTGGGCGTAATAGATTTCTTTATAGAACTCCAGTGTTGAGCCGTGAGAATCCGTCGGCTGGGAGTTCCCGGCGGAGTAGATCTCGGGGTAGGAACAGTGTGTTACCGATTTGGTACCCAAGAACCCCTCTTCGTGACATAACTGCAGTTGTGAGG GCAATCGAAAGGACAAGAGCTCGCTTGAGAGAAAACGAAGGCCAAGGAAGTGACAGTAGTCCAGCTCCCTCGGACGAAAGAGCACTAGAGTATAGCGTATCCGTGGCAAGTGATCATCAAGAGCCAATCATTTCTCTGCTCACCCCAAAACCAACCGTAGGAAAAGTTCCAAAGATTCTTCGTGGAATCGCGAATGAGAACACGGTAGGGGCCGAAATTCTGACTCCTCAGAAGAAGCTCTTGAACTCCATAGACAAAGTGGAGAAAGTAGTAATGGAGGAGTTacagaaattgaaaagaacACCAAGTGCCAAGAAAGCAGAGAGGGAGAAAAGGGTTCGCACTTTAATGTCGTTTCGTTGA